A section of the Acropora muricata isolate sample 2 chromosome 4, ASM3666990v1, whole genome shotgun sequence genome encodes:
- the LOC136913947 gene encoding M-phase inducer phosphatase-like isoform X1 — translation MAGVKPRAGSYLELDLTTRRNSFDISSKKVLSPMTELTKSFENSLGRTPKRKLSMSGNDCPTPTAGGMFQRSLSSISNESGYIPDSPTPNFAFDSPSLEILKYNAEKRKQRRPSFNRWHSQPVGNGDSSSENKENMVLNFNSDEEITGSRNETGDSPKDGKFTFAEPKGPVRGKLPKPFSGRSFSDPSPQGQSRASFIPSSPSECSSQDSGTCEFDFDMDVDDDGFLDDLVQQQNREVLNVCSELPFGIKKLVSAPLVNEESDSKMNGAGDTPRASESSYKPRDLFNAGRDRAYTVASGSPSNEKWSCRQRSNSFAIKRPNPLGDPSPNLRKKLRQRCLSVIDGASNQSTLPDTASLSSPHFSNHSPLRRSQSEPFEHGELGTLLDTSGHKNMVGDFSGPYSLPSIPGQHNDLKCLKPETVARVLNNEFPTVEAHIIDCRYPYEYNGGHIKGAKNIYTKEQILREFLENPKKSQTGKKTILIFHCEFSSKRGPDMSRFLRSRDRSQHLNEYPKLSYPELYLIEGGYKAFFSECKEYCEPQCYLTMLDENHSQDLKRFSQFSKRSKSEGSILSKGFRPGLGYRR, via the exons ATGGCCGGAGTAAAACCTAGAGCTGGAAGCTATCTTGAGTTGGATTTAACCACGAGGAGAAATTCATTTGACATTTCTTCTAAGAAAGTGCTTTCTCCAATGACAGAGTTAACGAAGAGTTTCGAAAACAG TTTGGGGAGGactccaaaaagaaaactttcaatGTCTGGGAATGATTGTCCAACGCCAACTGCAGGCGGGATGTTTCAGAGGTCTCTCTCGTCTATTTCGAACGAATCGG gTTATATCCCTGACTCTCCGACACCAAATTTTGCATTTGATTCACCTTCCCTGGAGATTTTGAA GTACAATgctgaaaaaaggaagcaaag GCGACCATCTTTTAATCGGTGGCACTCACAACCG GTTGGAAATGGGGACTCTTCCTCTGAGAACAAGGAAAACATGGTATTGAACTTTAACTCCGATGAAGAAATCACTGGGAGTAGAAATGAGACAGGTGACTCTCCCAAGGATGGAAAATTCACATTTGCTGAACCGAAAGGTCCAGTGAGAGGAAAACTGCCCAAGCCATTTTCTGGAAGATCATTTTCTGACCCATCACCACAG GGTCAGTCTAGAGCATCATTTATCCCTTCATCACCTTCAGAATGTAGCAGCCAGGATAGTGGAACCTGCGAGTTTGATTTTGATATGGATGTAGATGATGATGGCTTCCTTGATGACTTAGTCCAACAGCAGAACAGAGAAGTACTT AATGTTTGCTCAGAGTTGccatttggaataaaaaagctTGTCAGTGCACCCTTGGTCAATGAG gaatCAGACAGTAAAATGAATGGTGCTGGAGATACACCAAGG GCATCGGAATCAAGTTATAAGCCCAGAGACTTGTTTAATGCTGGCAGAGATAGAGCCTACACTGTTGCCTCTGGGAGTCCATCCAATGAAAAGTGGTCATGCAGACAGAGATCGAATTCCTTTGCAATTAAG AGACCCAATCCTCTGGGAGATCCTAGTCCAAATCTCAGGAAAAAGCTTAG ACAGAGATGTCTGTCTGTCATTGATGGTGCAAGCAATCAGTCAACTTTACCAGATACA GCATCACTGTCATCACCTCATTTTAGCAATCATTCCCCCTTGAGGAGATCTCAGTCAGAACCTTTTGAACATGGTGAGCTTGGGACTCTACTGGATACCTCAG gTCATAAAAATATGGTTGGAGACTTCAGTGGG CCCTACTCGCTTCCATCCATCCCTGGACAACATAATGATCTCAAATGTTTAAAGCCAGAAACG GTTGCACGCGTGTTGAATAATGAATTCCCAACGGTGGAAGCTCATATCATAGACTGCCGTTATCCGTACGAGTACAATGGGGGCCACATTAAG GGGGCAAAAAATATCTATACGAAGGAGCAAATTCTTCGAGAGTTTCTTGAAAATCCGAAAAAGAGCCAGACAGGAAAGAAGACGATTTTAATATTCCACTGCGAGTTCTCGTCCAAAAGAGGACCCGATAT GTCGCGCTTTCTCCGGAGTAGAGATCGCAGTCAACATCTGAATGAATACCCCAAGTTATCTTACCCTGAATTATATCTCATTGAAGGTGGTTACAAAGCATTTTTCAGCGAATGCAAG GAATACTGCGAGCCCCAATGTTATCTAACAATGTTAGACGAAAATCATTCTCAAGATCTTAAGAGGTTTTCTCAGTTTTCAAAGCGTTCGAAATCGGAAGGAAGCATACTTTCGAAAGGTTTCCGACCTGGTCTTGGATATCGTCGATAG
- the LOC136913947 gene encoding M-phase inducer phosphatase-like isoform X2, protein MAGVKPRAGSYLELDLTTRRNSFDISSKKVLSPMTELTKSFENSLGRTPKRKLSMSGNDCPTPTAGGMFQRSLSSISNESGYIPDSPTPNFAFDSPSLEILKYNAEKRKQRRPSFNRWHSQPVGNGDSSSENKENMVLNFNSDEEITGSRNETGDSPKDGKFTFAEPKGPVRGKLPKPFSGRSFSDPSPQGQSRASFIPSSPSECSSQDSGTCEFDFDMDVDDDGFLDDLVQQQNRENVCSELPFGIKKLVSAPLVNEESDSKMNGAGDTPRASESSYKPRDLFNAGRDRAYTVASGSPSNEKWSCRQRSNSFAIKRPNPLGDPSPNLRKKLRQRCLSVIDGASNQSTLPDTASLSSPHFSNHSPLRRSQSEPFEHGELGTLLDTSGHKNMVGDFSGPYSLPSIPGQHNDLKCLKPETVARVLNNEFPTVEAHIIDCRYPYEYNGGHIKGAKNIYTKEQILREFLENPKKSQTGKKTILIFHCEFSSKRGPDMSRFLRSRDRSQHLNEYPKLSYPELYLIEGGYKAFFSECKEYCEPQCYLTMLDENHSQDLKRFSQFSKRSKSEGSILSKGFRPGLGYRR, encoded by the exons ATGGCCGGAGTAAAACCTAGAGCTGGAAGCTATCTTGAGTTGGATTTAACCACGAGGAGAAATTCATTTGACATTTCTTCTAAGAAAGTGCTTTCTCCAATGACAGAGTTAACGAAGAGTTTCGAAAACAG TTTGGGGAGGactccaaaaagaaaactttcaatGTCTGGGAATGATTGTCCAACGCCAACTGCAGGCGGGATGTTTCAGAGGTCTCTCTCGTCTATTTCGAACGAATCGG gTTATATCCCTGACTCTCCGACACCAAATTTTGCATTTGATTCACCTTCCCTGGAGATTTTGAA GTACAATgctgaaaaaaggaagcaaag GCGACCATCTTTTAATCGGTGGCACTCACAACCG GTTGGAAATGGGGACTCTTCCTCTGAGAACAAGGAAAACATGGTATTGAACTTTAACTCCGATGAAGAAATCACTGGGAGTAGAAATGAGACAGGTGACTCTCCCAAGGATGGAAAATTCACATTTGCTGAACCGAAAGGTCCAGTGAGAGGAAAACTGCCCAAGCCATTTTCTGGAAGATCATTTTCTGACCCATCACCACAG GGTCAGTCTAGAGCATCATTTATCCCTTCATCACCTTCAGAATGTAGCAGCCAGGATAGTGGAACCTGCGAGTTTGATTTTGATATGGATGTAGATGATGATGGCTTCCTTGATGACTTAGTCCAACAGCAGAACAGAGAA AATGTTTGCTCAGAGTTGccatttggaataaaaaagctTGTCAGTGCACCCTTGGTCAATGAG gaatCAGACAGTAAAATGAATGGTGCTGGAGATACACCAAGG GCATCGGAATCAAGTTATAAGCCCAGAGACTTGTTTAATGCTGGCAGAGATAGAGCCTACACTGTTGCCTCTGGGAGTCCATCCAATGAAAAGTGGTCATGCAGACAGAGATCGAATTCCTTTGCAATTAAG AGACCCAATCCTCTGGGAGATCCTAGTCCAAATCTCAGGAAAAAGCTTAG ACAGAGATGTCTGTCTGTCATTGATGGTGCAAGCAATCAGTCAACTTTACCAGATACA GCATCACTGTCATCACCTCATTTTAGCAATCATTCCCCCTTGAGGAGATCTCAGTCAGAACCTTTTGAACATGGTGAGCTTGGGACTCTACTGGATACCTCAG gTCATAAAAATATGGTTGGAGACTTCAGTGGG CCCTACTCGCTTCCATCCATCCCTGGACAACATAATGATCTCAAATGTTTAAAGCCAGAAACG GTTGCACGCGTGTTGAATAATGAATTCCCAACGGTGGAAGCTCATATCATAGACTGCCGTTATCCGTACGAGTACAATGGGGGCCACATTAAG GGGGCAAAAAATATCTATACGAAGGAGCAAATTCTTCGAGAGTTTCTTGAAAATCCGAAAAAGAGCCAGACAGGAAAGAAGACGATTTTAATATTCCACTGCGAGTTCTCGTCCAAAAGAGGACCCGATAT GTCGCGCTTTCTCCGGAGTAGAGATCGCAGTCAACATCTGAATGAATACCCCAAGTTATCTTACCCTGAATTATATCTCATTGAAGGTGGTTACAAAGCATTTTTCAGCGAATGCAAG GAATACTGCGAGCCCCAATGTTATCTAACAATGTTAGACGAAAATCATTCTCAAGATCTTAAGAGGTTTTCTCAGTTTTCAAAGCGTTCGAAATCGGAAGGAAGCATACTTTCGAAAGGTTTCCGACCTGGTCTTGGATATCGTCGATAG